Genomic segment of Sebastes umbrosus isolate fSebUmb1 chromosome 19, fSebUmb1.pri, whole genome shotgun sequence:
CGTACAGCATAATATTGTATAAGCAAAGtaaaataaaggaaatgaaGAAACAAACTTGTGCTGACTTGTGTCACGTTGGTTTGTGTTGTGTCCTGCAGGCTGAGGCTGGCCACGGCGAGGCACGCTCTGGAGTACTACAGCTTCTACCACACCGCTACCTACACACTCGAACACGCTGCCTCGCATCAGGACCTGCCAGACAAAAACGGGACGGTCGCCGAAGCTACACCACCTGTACAAATCGTAACCTCGGTGACACCCGCTGTCATCAGCCCACTCCCGCCCCCACCGGTGccttctccacctccacccccacTGCCGCTCCCCCCACCTCCTGCCTTGCCTCCAccactgctccacactccaccTGCTCTCACTCCGACACCGTCCGTCCTGGCCTTTCCTCTCCCCCTGCCTGTGATCCACACCACCCCGCCCAGCCCTCACCTGTCGTGGGGCGCCTGCTCGGACGCAGACGTGTACTCTCGGATCGGAGCTTTCAGGCCCTCCAGGCTCTCCAGCCTCTCCAACCATTCGAAAGTCATCCTTTTTGAACACTCGTCTCTCTGACCTCTGACGCAGAACATGACTGGAGACGTCAACATGTGACGTCTGACATGTGAAGACTGTAGTGATTACCAAAAATACATTCTGCCGACGGACTGATAATCACACGGGGATGATTAAGTGTTTGGTCAGAGTGCTCTTACTGTATGTACGCAGTATACTGAGTACTATCTACACTTTGTACCAGACCTCTGCAAAAAAAAttgcagtttggagcaaagcATCTTTAATTATGTTTTGTTCCATTAGTGCGTGGGGTAGTCTCTTAATTCAGACAGGTGGAAGCACTGTGACAGTTTCTTTCCCTGAAGAACATTTACCACCTCACGTCTATTCTGAAACTTGTTTTGGAGGTAAATAAGAAAGCTAAACTACTGAAGAAAGACTTGTTTTTGTATGCTCTGTATTGATAATTGCTCATCATTCCGAGCGTCACAATCTCCAGGATCATCGTTAGAGTTTTATAAAAGGCGAAGTTTATTCAGTCTTGGATGAATATTTAGATTATAAACAATTTAAGTTAAGTTTTGCCTTTGAGTTTTTCCAACTTGGAATTGTCCCTTTGGTTGCTTTTGTTACTTCAACAGTAAAAGCAACTTTTAATTTAACATTGTCCCAATGCCAAATTTGCTGAGTCAACTTAACTGAATTTGAGAACTTAAGTTAGGCAGACTCATTTTAAGGTAGCCAAACTGTTTTAAACTGTTAGTAACCTTGACAGGAGTTTCTAATTGGGCTTCATTTCTAGTCACATTAGGCAGCGCACTCAAACTCAATAGACGGGAATGCAAATCGTTCAGAGGCAAAGGAGCACGATGTTAGTGCCGGAGTGTAGGGTTGGACCATGGCTTGGAGGTAGGAAGGCGCAGTTCATTTAactgcagatgggtttacattggagttagttgaaagctcggtttgtcacatactgtttcTAACGGGtacctccgtgcgtcggtttccgacgCCGAGTGGCACTTACCAAATGGCgttatttgacgagttgggattgAGAACGGGTTGCatagacagagggagagtgacttcattctctgctcaggtagacattactcctctatatctaatagttgtttgctgctatattaatgctctggatgtcgaatttagcacctttaagctgGTTATGGTATTACACGGGGCAGCATCAAAGAAACCTGATATAAAGTTAACATGATGTAAAGTTTTCCTGCATTCAACAGCTAAAAAACACAAGTCAATAGAACTTTCTCACTTTGTAATGCATCACAACCAAATTAACTGtgaaagagtttggtttgttggCGTTTTTTTCCCTTAAATACTGATCATTTATATTCCTGGGGTATAATGTCTtcatttttacagtgtagttatTGTCGGAGAGTCTATTGTTTCCTCAAGTGGAGGCATTTCCTTAGCCGGTTTTCCATGGCACGGCCCCTCCCTGTTTCACACCattctctgtgtttcctctgacTCACTCTCTGTAG
This window contains:
- the LOC119478216 gene encoding formin-like protein 13 isoform X1, whose protein sequence is MQAGHQVTSSTSLQIPPQPETAVLSNRHSIQPVLFQAIINPKRGMEGQTPQPPRSCSSPAGKSCWSLDARVAVLLVTLAGAVILLLLYKLLQLRHRLRLATARHALEYYSFYHTATYTLEHAASHQDLPDKNGTVAEATPPVQIVTSVTPAVISPLPPPPVPSPPPPPLPLPPPPALPPPLLHTPPALTPTPSVLAFPLPLPVIHTTPPSPHLSWGACSDADVYSRIGAFRPSRLSSLSNHSKVILFEHSSL
- the LOC119478216 gene encoding formin-like protein 13 isoform X2, producing the protein MQAGHQAIINPKRGMEGQTPQPPRSCSSPAGKSCWSLDARVAVLLVTLAGAVILLLLYKLLQLRHRLRLATARHALEYYSFYHTATYTLEHAASHQDLPDKNGTVAEATPPVQIVTSVTPAVISPLPPPPVPSPPPPPLPLPPPPALPPPLLHTPPALTPTPSVLAFPLPLPVIHTTPPSPHLSWGACSDADVYSRIGAFRPSRLSSLSNHSKVILFEHSSL